The region ACCAGCAGAATTATATCAGTGGCAGTGGCCCTTCGCTTGGTGTCCTTAATAGATTTTACTGCTGAGGGAAAAATAATTGTGGACCCCTGTAGTCTGACAAGCATGCTACACCATCCTGCCCTGCACAAGATGTAAAGCATTAAGAACCACTTTCTCACAGTGTGTTTAAGCGCCGAAAGGGAATTTATTTGCGCTAAACGACACAGACTCTGGCAAAAACAACCAGCCACTGTGGtttaagaaaaataacgcaaacTCGCACGGATGGCACACAATCGTGAGGGCAGCACGTTGAGAATAGTGAGCCAGCAGATTCCTAAGATTCTGTCTTCAGGTAATATCCTCTATTTGTGTTTGCTTTTGTTGGAGCAGGTTTTAAAATGCCTGTTATGAGTGGCATCACTACATAGAGATGCACGCAGTGATACCAGTTGATAGATGGAAATCATGGCAAGGGATGAAAAACCACAATATGATTACAGCATTATATCAGTCTCAATGCAAATGAGTACCACACACCTGCCACAACACATAAATCAACAGTTTACaaagtactggcacctggtttTGTGTGATTACACCTGCTGTGTCAGCTGCTTGACAAACAATATATCCATCTACCTCCCTTCAAaagctaacattttaaattcagaaagtaaaaagattttgttttaaccaactagttgagtataaagactcacagttacagagtactcaactagcTTGGTTTAATCAAAATCGTGGtcgggatttttactttctggacctgaaatgtcctctCCTGGAGCCAACACCTtatggtggtggaggggtttgcatgttccagtgatcccaggagctaagttgccaggggctttatgcccctggtagggtcacctaagccaaacaggtcctgggtgaggaaccagactaaGTGAGGACTGCCTGTACTATATACAAGCCATGTAATTAACAGTGCAATACAGACAGCTTGCTGAGCTTGCGCTAAGGTTTGTATGCATCTTAGTTCAATCCCCGAATAATTTAAAGATAGTATTATGAACATTCATCTTTCATCAGAAAATTGCAATTAAAATGAGGAGTGTTTTCTGTTTGATGATGTTTATCAACATGGCGCATGGAGCACAGAATAGACAGTCACAAATATCACAGGCGATGTCATTTATTACTTTTCTCCTTCTGTGTAGCTCTTCAAAAATGAAACGTACTTGGTGTCAGAGAAGGTGATCAACAGCTACTCCTGGATGGTATCATGGATCTTTGGCCCAATGAATCAAAGAGCTTCTTTCCAGGCTTCAGAAATGCAATGTGTCAAGTATTTGAAGCGGGGTATTTTGGTCAGTTTGGATGAGGGACACGACTGACTGGCGCTCAAactgatcgggggggggggggctgtcccaGGGAGCATTTACTGACATTGTCTACACGCTCCCCAGAGCAGAATTTGTGTCTGCTGTTAGATAAGCCCTATAGGGAGTGATCTGATGCTCACTCTTAATGTTTTATCAAGGATTACTGTCGTACAAGTCAAGGTAACTTTCAATGGATGAGCCAGGTTTTAGCTGCTTGCCAGGGAAGCACAATTAGGATTTTAGGTCCCCGCAGCCCTTGGCAGCTCCCATCGCTGCCCGTGGCTCTCTGAAGGACTTGGAGTCGTACGCCCACACGGCGTCTATCCCCTCCCCGGTTACGGCATCGGGCTCCCACGTAGGGAAGGGGAAGCGACAGGCCACCACCCTGGCGGCACCCGACAGGTCCAACTGCAGCTTGTTCTCCAACGGCACCATCTGTTGAGGTCAAATATAGGAACCTGTTACTTCGAGTGGAAGCCTTCTCACAATAACGCCGCCGACTGGAAATCTGTGGCATAACATGTACTGCTTGCATGAAAACTCAAGACGGCAAATCAAAACTTCTATTTATGGTAGCAGGAAAAAAATGTTAATGGATATTATTCACTTTATTTTCACTGCATATGCGTAGTCTTGtgtctatatacacacacatacacacacacacaccatacataATCATTTTGATTTAAACTTACCATCTGTGGGACGCCAAATATCACAATATTGGAGTACTGAGAAAAATTTACCTAAATAGAGAAAAAAGACATTTATGCATTTATAACTGACTTATCTGACATTATGCCGTTACGTAGAATATAAATGCACAATTATCACACACACTGATTTTAAGTatgatttatacacacacacatgtgtgtgtgtatgcttaTGAAATACTACTTTGATACAGTTTTACATGACAAGTGATATCacttacatatatatacacagacacagatgggaGTGAACCTGGAAATATGACTATTCTGCTAAGAACAGCATTCAAACCTGTAACATTCCGGTCACAGGCACAGCAGTTTAACCTGTTGTGCCACatattgaccccccccccgtggTCGGAATTTTTGATGTTATGTTTTGTtgacaataaaacatatggATCAATTTTAATGAACAAGTACAAGAACAAGTTTGAAAACAATGCCTCAGCGCAGGATTGAAATACGAAATATATGCCAATACCTCCCCCTGCCGACAGAAACAGTATCTACACAAAATTACTCAGAAATCGGTCCAATCTGGCTATACGGAGTTTTTTGCGTGTTTGAGATGTGTAGTCCTTAAAGGGACTGTAATGGGAGTCCGGAATGTATCGTGAACATTCTTAGAGTGCCCCCACCTTCCATATTGTTCGTTGCTGTTTGGACCACACATCACGGTCTGTAAAGGCTGCACTTATAGCTTCTACATAGCCTGGATCTTCCCATAACTGCACACATATTCACAATTCTAgatcatattttaaaaataaatcgggAGGTGACATTAAATGCATCGTATTACTCTTTATATTAATTTTAATGCTATATTTTAACTACCTCTTTAAGAATGTACTAGTATAAACTACTATATCTGAGGTTAAAAAGCACTTACATTAGCTACCTTTATCTTAATACTGTACCAAAGAGTGGGGCATCTCCTCCTATAAAATGGACTATCTGTGTCGGGATTGTTGATTCAAAGCCGTACCTTCCATAAATCCGTTCTGTAGAAGGCGGTGTTGTGATGGACCCCCTCCCTCCATGCCCTGTACCTTGAGTACCAAACCAGCCACGGATTTAACTCGAAGCCAACTGCCTGAAAGCCTTGCTTGGCAGCTGCTATCACCTATGAGAAACGGTGATACTGTGCACATTAGTGGCTGATATGCATGCAGTGGCTTACCACACAACAGAACACGTTTACATGGAAAAATGAACATATCACTATGCTTATTTTTACCAAATGTATTTGATTTTTGGTAAAAATCACCACAACAATGTGATCGAACTGTGTTTGAATATAAATTCCAATTTGGTTCTGGTGTTAATGCTATTCCTGATTTATATGTACTCATTAAATGCTTTGCATCATATATATCAGACAATATAAGCGGGAGTATCGATAGACCCCTAACTGGGGTTAGTTTCTGTTCTTACTTCCGGACATAAATAATAATGAGATCATCGGTTTTGCTGCTTGCGCAGTCACGGCAACGTCATTCAATAAGCAGTTCAAGCACTAGGTGGCAGTAATAAATCATCCAACTACTTACAATTCTGCCGTCTCCACTTCCTATGTCCACCAGCGTACCAGTCCGGTATCGGAGGAGCTTCAGGACGTTATTGATTTGGGCCGGCGTGGCCGGCACGAAGGGAAGGCACACTTTTCGGAATGCGGGCGTTACAAACGGCGTTGCGATGGCGTACAGCGCAACGAGGG is a window of Brienomyrus brachyistius isolate T26 chromosome 15, BBRACH_0.4, whole genome shotgun sequence DNA encoding:
- the atpsckmt gene encoding ATP synthase subunit C lysine N-methyltransferase, with product MKTSGECQRALNLTAMPRLSRDASSVKEDIAPIDGSSRHRWGLVVTGFVGGTLVALYAIATPFVTPAFRKVCLPFVPATPAQINNVLKLLRYRTGTLVDIGSGDGRIVIAAAKQGFQAVGFELNPWLVWYSRYRAWREGVHHNTAFYRTDLWKVNFSQYSNIVIFGVPQMMVPLENKLQLDLSGAARVVACRFPFPTWEPDAVTGEGIDAVWAYDSKSFREPRAAMGAAKGCGDLKS